The Sinomicrobium kalidii region AGACGATCTCATCCGATGAAATCTCTTCCATGACTTTACAGGGCGATTCCGTGCTCTGGGTCGGCACTTTTAATAACGGCCTCAATAAGATTGATTATAAAAAAGGAACGGTTACCAGAATACTGGATGAGGAAAACAGTTTTTTACCGTCATCTGCCATTAACAGTCTTTATACCGATAGCCGTGAAAACCTCTGGGTAGGGACCCGTAAGGGCATGGGAATAATTACCCGGAACGGGGATTCGATACATTTGGCAAAAGCTTACTCCCCGGAAAAAGGCCTGAGTGATAACGATGTATTGTGCTTTGAAGAGGATAATAATTCCCGAATGTGGATCGGCACCCGGAACGGGGGTTTGAACATTATGGACATACCGACGCTTCCCGAAGCGGACCATCCTATAAAAAACAGGTGGTACCTCCCCGCCGGGGACGGGTCGAGTGTTTACAACCGGACAGTGTCTTCCATAATGATGGATAACAGTGGAAAAATGTGGATAGGAACACCTACGGGACTGAACTATGTAGATCCCGGGGGCGAACTTGTTAATGTAATTCGGCATAACGAAGCTATGCGTGAAAGCATTAGTCACAATCGTATCGGGGCGCTGGGGAGAACAGAAGACGGAAAAATATGGATCGGTACCGATGGGGGAGGACTGGACCTGTTTGACCCCGAATCCCGGAAGTACACCCATTTTAAACATAACGAACACGATAATACCAGTCTCAGTAATAATTATATCCTCTCCATACTTCAGGACAGCCGCAGCAGGGTGTGGGTCGGGACATACAGGGGCGGCATCAATCTGATGGTGCCGGGAGAGGACGGGTTTGTCCACTATTTACAGGGCATGCCGGAAAACGGGAGCGACGTCAGGGTAATTCACGAAGGAAAGAATAAGGTGATCTGGGCAGGTACCAACCAGGGAGGCCTTTATCGGTATGACGAGTTTTCGGAGGCATTTCAGTTTGTCGATGCCCTGGGTAAGATCGATATTCGCGATATCGGGGAAGATAAGAACGGAGATTTATGGCTGGCCACATTCGGATCGGGAATTATCAGGTATGATCCGGAGACAGATACATCCGAATCTTTTTATTCCGATGGCCTGAAGAATATACCCAGCAACATTTTCTTTTGCATCCTGCCTGTAAATGAAAACGAAATCCTGGCAGGTACAAGATACGGAGGGCTGGTAAGATTAGACCCGCAGTCGCATTCAATAATAAATATTACCGAAAAAGACGGATTGAGCAATAATTCGATAACAGGTTTAGTCGCAGAAAATGAAAACTATGTCTGGCTTTCCACTTTCAACGGGCTCAACAGGTATGACCTGCGTACGCATGAAGTCCTGGATATTTCCGGTCTGGACAATATCCTGGAAGGCGGATTTAATATCGGGGCGATAACCAGGTCTTCCGGAGGTATGATATATGTTGGCGGAAATAACGGCGTCAATTATTTTGACCCGGCCGGGTTTTCCAAATTAGGACAGGACTATCCCCTGATCTTTGAAGAGGTAAGGGTACTGAATAGGAAAGTAAATGTAGGTGACGAAAAACAGGGTGTTTTAAATCAATCGCTGGCCTTCCAGGATGAAATTAAGCTGAAGCATGACCAGAACACATTTTCCGTTGATTTTGTCGCATTGAAGTATCCTCTTGCAAATAATAATATTACCTATTCGTATAAACTTGAAAACTATAATGACTTTTGGATTGATACCCGGGGCCCGGGAACAGCTAATTTTACAAATGTGAGCCCCGGGAAGTACGAGTTAAAAATAAAAACCAATTCGCCCTATAACGGCAAAGTCATAAAAAGTTTGTTTATAACGGTTACCCCTCCGTTCTGGAAAACAGGACCGGCATATATTTTATATGTATTGGTTATCGGCCTGATTACATGGGTTAGTGTCAGCTATTATACGGAACGGTTAAAACTTAAAAACTCATTGGTCTTTGAAAAAAAGCAACGTCAGTTGGAACACGACCTTAACGAAGAGCGATTGCGGTTTTTCACCGGATTTTCCCACGAATTGAAAACCCCGCTCACCCTGATCCTGGCACCCGTGGATAATTTGCTGGGAAAAGTAAAGCAAAAAGAACTGATTGAGAACCTGTTCTTTATAAAGCGGAATGCACAAACCCTTTACAATTCGATAGATAAACTTCTGGAATTCAGAAAAACAGAAGAAGGCCTGAGTCAGTTGGCTATCGGTCAATACAATATCGGCAAAAAGGTTTATAAGTGGGTTGAAAATTACCGCCCCCTGGCAAAAGACAAAAAAATAGATCTTCGGGCTTCGGTAGCGGAACCGGAAAAACCTTTTAAATGTGATATTGAAAAAATAGAAGTTGTTTTCAATAATTTACTTTCAAATGCCATAAAATACTGCAAATGGAAAGGCACCGTAAAAGTGGTTCTTTTTTATGAGGAAAATTACCTTAAAATTAAGGTAAGCAATACAGGTTCGGGGATAAATGAACAGGAAGTTGACCAGATTTTCAATTGGTATTACAGGGCCGAGAACAGCATCAGGAAGAACGGAACAGGCATCGGACTGGCACTTTCCAAAAGGTTTGCCGAACTTCATCAGGGGCATATAACGGTAAAAAGCAAAAAAAATGAGACCACGGAATTTACGCTTTGTTTACCGCGGACCGTTGTATATGAAAATTATGCCGCGGACGCGATAGATACGAAGACCCCTGAACCGGAAGAATTTGTTGCTTGTAACGAACCCCCGGAAATCAGTAAAAATGAAGAGAAGATCATTGATTCCTCAGATCGCAGGGATGTGATCCTGCTCATTGATGACAATCCTGAGATCCTGAAATTCCTGGACAGCATACTAAAATCGGAATTTGATCTGATACATGCTTCGGATGGAGAAGATGGGGTAGCCAAGGCCATACGATATGTCCCGAACCTGATTATTTCGGATATAATGATGCCATTTAAAGACGGTATTGACTTATGTTCGACACTGAAAAATAAAACAACAACAAGTCACATACCCATCGTTCTGTTAACCGCCAAAAGCAATACCGAAAGTGTAAACACGGGTTTTGAAGAAGGAGCCGATGCCTATATGACCAAACCGTTTAACCCGAAAGTATTACAGACCCGGGTTAAAAACCTTCTGGAGAACAGGATGAAATTGCGGCATTATTTTTTAAACAGTTTTCACCAGGCAGATACCAACCCCACGGTTGACAACCACTCGAGAATACTGGAAAAGGAAAAGGAGTTTTTAAAAAAGATGGAAGCCCTTATACTGCATCAATCCGGAAAAGATAAAGTCAATACGGCGTTGTTGATAAAGGAAATCGGAATGAGCAGGACTTCCCTGTACCGTAAGATCAAGGCCTTAACGGGGCAGAGTATAAACGAATTCGTTCGTGAGGTCAAATTAAAAAGGGCCGCTGACCTGATCCGGAATGAGAGTTATTCGGTCAGCGAAGCTTCTTATGAAGTAGGATTTAATAGTATAAAGTATTTCAGAAAGATTTTCAAGGAAAAATACGGAACGACACCGTTGCGGTTCAGGTCCGGGGATCGGGATTGTTAGGACTGCGGAGATTTCGGCCGCTATCCTGTAAAATCGTTGTTTTTACAATCCGATAGGTTAACATCATGCAAAAATAATCCGTAATATCAATGCCGTTCAAAATAATCGCTGACGGTATACCAGGCTTTTTTCTTTTCCCCTTTATCCGAAAGCAGTCCCTTCCGGTTCCATCCTTTCTGATACACGGGGTGAAGTCGGCTAAGGGATCTGTAATCTACCAGTATCCAGGGGCATACACCGGCCAGGTCTGGCATGGACCTGAACATTTTACCTGGTCTTCATATACTTTTTCCTGGTATTCCTCGGTCCAGTAAGCGGCCTCATCAACCGGACCGTAATTGCTTCCGTACAGGGCTTCGGCACCGAATTCGGAAATAAAAAGGGGCTTGTCGACATTCAGTTCCCATTTGGCCTTTTCCGGAGCGCCCTGCCAGGGTTCATACCAGCAGATATACTCGTTGACCGAAACGAAATCGACATGTTTATAGATCGGGTCCTGCACTTTAAAAGTGTGGTCTGTATATTGCTGTGAATTGGCTACGGAGGTGATCAGCCGCGTTGAATCGATCTTACTGCAGTTCTCCGTCAGTTCAATAAGGGCTTCGGTAATACCGGAATGTTTTTTTGTACCAGACCACACCCTCAAAATAGGTCAGCGAAGGCATCTGGGTGTTAAAATCCCCGGGAACATTTAAAACCGGGCCGCCTTTAAAGGCATATTCCACAAAGTCCGTTTTCTTTTCCGGTTCTCTTTCCTCCCATACCTTTCGCCAGTCCCCGATGCCCATGGGGTCTATAATGGCTTGCCATTCACCGTTCAGGCCGGTGTAGCTGCGCCCCTCCGCATTTATCATGGCACTTTGTGCAAAGCCCGGATGGAAAAGGAAGAACAGGAAAAAAACAGATAAAAAGGTTTTCACGTAATGAGGTTTCGGAAACTCGGTCATAAATTCAATCTTTTTGCCCCGGTGTCTGGGTTTTCTACTTTTAAAGCCAAAAAATGAACTGCAATATCCCGATCTGTCTTTTCTGAAGATGAGGATACGTATTCATTGCTGTCAAAAATATTAACAATAATGTTATTTATACACTTACTTTTTGTTTTATTTTTTATGAAACTTTATGAGGGTAGGGTTGTGCCCGTGCCTGTTGCGGAAAGAGTAAAAGAAAAACGATAGGGACATTACAGCCTTATCGATAGTCCGGAAAACAGGACAGAACCATCACCCCAAAGGGGCAATCATGTCCGGATTCCCTTATACGGTTTAAGCCTGATATCTTAATAATACCAGGCGAATCATCTGA contains the following coding sequences:
- a CDS encoding glycoside hydrolase family 2 TIM barrel-domain containing protein, producing MWSGTKKHSGITEALIELTENCSKIDSTRLITSVANSQQYTDHTFKVQDPIYKHVDFVSVNEYICWYEPWQGAPEKAKWELNVDKPLFISEFGAEALYGSNYGPVDEAAYWTEEYQEKVYEDQVKCSGPCQTWPVYAPGYW
- a CDS encoding hybrid sensor histidine kinase/response regulator transcription factor; the protein is MISNDLYFHLINVRSGLSNNVINDVVQDSLGFLWIGTDDGLNRFDGTNFKTFKKNVRHRDAGLANNYVQSLVLKNGNELLVGTDEGLNIYDIRYDRLDLVDHNDGLLNNSVSSLVLTGTEEVIVGTYRGGIQFLDSDYHFSETESSVNQTISSDEISSMTLQGDSVLWVGTFNNGLNKIDYKKGTVTRILDEENSFLPSSAINSLYTDSRENLWVGTRKGMGIITRNGDSIHLAKAYSPEKGLSDNDVLCFEEDNNSRMWIGTRNGGLNIMDIPTLPEADHPIKNRWYLPAGDGSSVYNRTVSSIMMDNSGKMWIGTPTGLNYVDPGGELVNVIRHNEAMRESISHNRIGALGRTEDGKIWIGTDGGGLDLFDPESRKYTHFKHNEHDNTSLSNNYILSILQDSRSRVWVGTYRGGINLMVPGEDGFVHYLQGMPENGSDVRVIHEGKNKVIWAGTNQGGLYRYDEFSEAFQFVDALGKIDIRDIGEDKNGDLWLATFGSGIIRYDPETDTSESFYSDGLKNIPSNIFFCILPVNENEILAGTRYGGLVRLDPQSHSIINITEKDGLSNNSITGLVAENENYVWLSTFNGLNRYDLRTHEVLDISGLDNILEGGFNIGAITRSSGGMIYVGGNNGVNYFDPAGFSKLGQDYPLIFEEVRVLNRKVNVGDEKQGVLNQSLAFQDEIKLKHDQNTFSVDFVALKYPLANNNITYSYKLENYNDFWIDTRGPGTANFTNVSPGKYELKIKTNSPYNGKVIKSLFITVTPPFWKTGPAYILYVLVIGLITWVSVSYYTERLKLKNSLVFEKKQRQLEHDLNEERLRFFTGFSHELKTPLTLILAPVDNLLGKVKQKELIENLFFIKRNAQTLYNSIDKLLEFRKTEEGLSQLAIGQYNIGKKVYKWVENYRPLAKDKKIDLRASVAEPEKPFKCDIEKIEVVFNNLLSNAIKYCKWKGTVKVVLFYEENYLKIKVSNTGSGINEQEVDQIFNWYYRAENSIRKNGTGIGLALSKRFAELHQGHITVKSKKNETTEFTLCLPRTVVYENYAADAIDTKTPEPEEFVACNEPPEISKNEEKIIDSSDRRDVILLIDDNPEILKFLDSILKSEFDLIHASDGEDGVAKAIRYVPNLIISDIMMPFKDGIDLCSTLKNKTTTSHIPIVLLTAKSNTESVNTGFEEGADAYMTKPFNPKVLQTRVKNLLENRMKLRHYFLNSFHQADTNPTVDNHSRILEKEKEFLKKMEALILHQSGKDKVNTALLIKEIGMSRTSLYRKIKALTGQSINEFVREVKLKRAADLIRNESYSVSEASYEVGFNSIKYFRKIFKEKYGTTPLRFRSGDRDC